The segment GATATCAGCACAAATAATAGTAAATTCTGCCAAATATCATTTCAAAGAGTTTATAATATTCATAACATAAGTGCATCACTGTTAGTGTAGGTTTTGAAGGACTGATTATAACTCTGTAATAACACAGTCATGGGATAGGAAACATTTTCCAACTTTACTGTTATACTTTACCTTGTTGAGGAAGTGGAGGGTGTGGGCGAATGCCACTCTGGCATAGGGCAGTACAGGAGTGGCATGGGTGCTAGTGGGGTACTGATTCGCCACCCTCAGGGCCTCCAGAAGCCTATGTCTGACCAGGAGGGTGGCATCAGAGGACCCTGCCAGACGTTTGGGTAGGTAGATACTAGGGTAGAGGGCAGTGGACTGGCGCCACAGCCAGGCTAGCTGGTCATTCTTCTGCCTGGTCTTGGAGTGGCATTGACCCGTGTAGCTGTGGCCTTTCTGCTTCCTGTGGTAGTTGAAACATTCAGGGAAGCTGTAGAAGCCCCAGAGTCCCCTCGGTCGCAGACACACTCCTAACTGCAGCGTCTCAGACATGAAATCCCTGGCACCCCTCTCAAACTCCTTACGGGCCAGGGAGTTCACTTCCTGTTTGGTTAGCTCTGGATGTTCCCCTCTCACCAGTTTTTTAGACAGCCGGCGGTACTCCAGCTTAATGCCGAAGTCTCTCACCCACAAGGGGCGCCACTCCTCCCAGTCGATGACGGCCAGGCCGCTGAACCCTGTCCTGAGCAGGGCTGAGATCTGGGTCTGGGCCAAGGCCAGGTGGGCCTCCAGGTCTCCCCTCTGGGGAACCCCTCCATTAACCTGCAGACCCTCCTGGGAGATGTAAGGGTAGAGCCCTAGCTGATTGTGGTAGAAGATGCTCATGTTCTGGCCCTGGAAGCGCTGGTGGTGGTTCTCCACGATGTCGAAGGCCCCCAGGTCCAGGTGGATGCCATAGTGTTCCTGGCAGCTCGCTGTGGGCATGTTCCAGACCATGGTGAAGGGCCTGCCCTGGACCACTGGCCCTGCAGCAGCCACAGACCTTCCAGACTCATCACCCACTGCCCCCCACTGGTGAGTGAcagggatggtggagaggaggaggatggtgagaggGAAGCTATGTAGCAGCATGGCTGTTCACTGGTTAATGTGTTGTCGTGCCtaaagagaacacacagacagacacatatctGTTCAAACTAAATTCATTTTGGCTGATGTTAATATTTCAAGAGGATCTTAAGGACTTACAAATTcttaacatattgtacaaattggaATATTTTTCTGCAGGATGTAGCATATCACAGGAAATTGATGACATGTACTCAACTGTGCACAATTTTCAGGGAACCCTTTTAGCTCGCGAGCACTACTTTCccaactactggctgaaattatacacAACCTCGGTTGCATCCCTTTCAAGACAAGACCATTGGAGATTGTCTGCACAGATGCTTGGATGAAAAGGTATTTAAACATGTGTAATCTTAAACGGTGACCCATAgaaaacacataacaacacactTTAGTACGCTGTCTTTTATTTCAACATCGAAATGATTGAAACATTAGGTCCAAAATATAGACCCAGTGATAAATATTTAGTTTGATCAGGTAAAGTTAACCAttcattaaataaatgttttattttaggaCAAGAAAAAACAACTTACTTAAGGCACATGAGAACAAACATTTGGTATTCTTTGTTCAAGTGTTATCTCAGTCGACAGCACTAAGTATCTCTGTCAAGAACTCAAGGACAGCCAGCCAGACCCCAAAAATATCCTTCCTTCTCAGTCTGTCAACCTCTTGTCAAAAGCCTACAGGCTGTGGTACTAAATAGGCCAAAGGCAGCGTCCTTTTCCTCAATgtcgtgagcgtgtgtgtgtgtgtgaggctgagTGACATGGGTGACGAGGTCTGTGGTCAGCCAGGCCCTCAGACTCAGATGTCCTTGTGCATCCAGAAGATAGGAACTCCTTTAGCATCTCTGTAGGGCGTCTCCTCAAGAGTCTGAAACACCAGTCGGGCcggacactgaggaggaggaggaggaggagggggaggaatagagggaggaggtggaagaccagagggaggagagggaggtggatgaCAAGatagagcagagggagggaggagaagaggtggaggagtagGAAGACTAGAAGGATGAGtgggtggtagaggaggaggcagaggtgATGGAGCAGGCCCTATAAAGGAAGGAGGGatctggggtggtgatggtggtggtgggccTCCCTGTACCTCACCCTGGGTGTCATCTGTCCCTGGGAGCTTGGAGAACCTCTCCAGCACCTCCATGGGCATGAAGGAGGCCATGACACCAGCATTCTGTACCGGCATGGACAGAACATAGCCCAGATGGGCATAGAAGTGCTGCTTGTCGTGGGTGGTCAGACACAGCCTCCGGAACCCTCGGGCCTTAGCGTAGCACTCCGTCTCCTGCATCAGTGTACGACCGTAGCCCTTCCCCCTCTGGGCCTTGGACACCACCACCGACTCCACAAAGAGGCTCCCAGGGCGGGACACCACGCGGGACAGCCGGACATGCCCCAGGAGGGTCTCCCCATCCCCACCGTCCCTGTTCCCAGAGCCCTGCAGCAGCACCAGGGCTACGGGGAACTCCTGGCAGGATTTCTGGAGGGCGTGGACCCGGGCACCGTGGCTCCGCTGCCACTCGCTGTTCACCAAGTCGGCGCAAGGCTCCAGCAGGTCCGGACGCTGATGCAGGGGGATTGCCCACACCCCCACTGTCATACCTGTGACCCCCCCAGACAACACGGGACAGCCAGGGTCAGAACACACAGAGGGAGGGGATTCCATCTTCATGCACATGCCCCTGGTCACATCATCAGACAACGGCACTGGGAACTACTAAATTCCCCAGTGTGTCACAAAGTATAGTTATGACACAGCAGTTATTAGATAGGCACCAAATTTGACAACAAACAGTAGATAGGCATCATAGACAAAGATTATAGAAGCAACCTCAGTGTAATTCAGGCAGTCTTGCAATGATCTTGGTTTTTACTGACAATCCATTGTCTCATCGGTGGTTGAAATAAGACTCACACCAGCCAGGATAACAGTAGAGACTTTTaatctcgctctcttcctcccctacCCCCCTTGTGACCTTCTCTGCTGGCCCCTTGTCCGGGAGACCGAGGGTGAAATGATACCTTGTTTCACTGCACCTACTGTACAGCTAAATTAGGATGCATGCCCAAGTGCATTGATGAGACTCAGTTAACATGCAgcccctggacaggacaggactgttAACGTTTCAACAGTACATTTTTCAAAAGGTACTACAGTACATCAAGCATCATCATTTCCATTTCTCCGATGCTATACAAAGCAGGCCTCCAGTTTAGTACAGTGTTCCAGATAGGCCTTGTCTGTGTCACGGAGTGTGGCCAGAGCTGACAGGCTTACGAT is part of the Oncorhynchus masou masou isolate Uvic2021 chromosome 33, UVic_Omas_1.1, whole genome shotgun sequence genome and harbors:
- the LOC135528063 gene encoding N-alpha-acetyltransferase 80 — translated: MCMKMESPPSVCSDPGCPVLSGGVTGMTVGVWAIPLHQRPDLLEPCADLVNSEWQRSHGARVHALQKSCQEFPVALVLLQGSGNRDGGDGETLLGHVRLSRVVSRPGSLFVESVVVSKAQRGKGYGRTLMQETECYAKARGFRRLCLTTHDKQHFYAHLGYVLSMPVQNAGVMASFMPMEVLERFSKLPGTDDTQGEVQGGPPPPSPPQIPPSFIGPAPSPLPPPLPPTHPSSLPTPPPLLLPPSALSCHPPPSPPSGLPPPPSIPPPPPPPPPQCPARLVFQTLEETPYRDAKGVPIFWMHKDI
- the hyal3 gene encoding hyaluronidase-3, which translates into the protein MLLHSFPLTILLLSTIPVTHQWGAVGDESGRSVAAAGPVVQGRPFTMVWNMPTASCQEHYGIHLDLGAFDIVENHHQRFQGQNMSIFYHNQLGLYPYISQEGLQVNGGVPQRGDLEAHLALAQTQISALLRTGFSGLAVIDWEEWRPLWVRDFGIKLEYRRLSKKLVRGEHPELTKQEVNSLARKEFERGARDFMSETLQLGVCLRPRGLWGFYSFPECFNYHRKQKGHSYTGQCHSKTRQKNDQLAWLWRQSTALYPSIYLPKRLAGSSDATLLVRHRLLEALRVANQYPTSTHATPVLPYARVAFAHTLHFLNKTDLEHTLGESAALGMAGVVLWGEQAFAKSKRQCEILRDYIHSELGVYISTLKRGVQRCSEERCHGNGRCARRDPYSDHMLPLSDSFSNFLPDPSHDLSHLRTHFLCQCYQGWAGEKCQERIASITNT